In Podospora pseudocomata strain CBS 415.72m chromosome 4, whole genome shotgun sequence, the genomic stretch GAGGGGGGGCTGAGACGTGCGCGCGGTCACGACTTCAACCACTCAGGCAGCATCGCTCGCATTACATAgttcccatcccaccatccctcAGGAAAGTGAAGGGGGAACGACCGGCGGGGAATTTCCCTTTCCTATAACAAGAAGCCTACACTATTGTTCCACCTGAGGTATGTGTGTCAGCGTAATTGGACAAGGTCGGCGATAGACTGGGTCCAAATCAAGGCTTGTAAGCGCGCCGCAGAGGCTCTACGGTAAACAATCGACTTCGTTTCCAGGACATGAAAGATCGTTCTCGGGGTGGATGGTTAGAGAATGCATTCTATGCAGGGGCCTTTTCCACCCGCTCCGCTCCCGTTTTTGGCCTTCTGAGATCTTACTATCGCTGGGTACCGCTGCCGTGGAGCTGGACCAGGCTGAGATGTCCAGAGACGAAGGAATATGAAAACCCTGGTTGGAGATGTGGTATTAAACACACTACAGTTCACCTCCatttcatcttcttcatttAGCACATAGACTGAAGTCAGCagcgtttttctttttgtcttaTGTCTAGGTGTCGGTGAAACCGCCAGCGAACAACCTCAAAGTTTGCCTTGCTCGTCGGGCGTTTCTCTCACACACGCATTTTCCAATCGTCGCTTCTATTGCCTGCTTTCACCCCACCGATTGGCGAGACAGGTGTAACGCACAGCTACCATACGGTGCACCTAGATTGTTTGCGCCAAGCTGAACTAGAGCTGAGCCTTCAATCATTCCTGACTGGGCGTTTCGAGCGTCGACGACGTGGCCGCGCGACGaacttttttcttctctctgaATAGTTGTAAACAATACAGTGTCGGTCTCGTCAAGGTTCTCTTTTACTCTTACTCTTCAGAGTCGTATCTAGGAGACGTTGAGCGCCTGTATTATACGTTATTCTGGACAGCATCATCGCCATGTCCAGCCTTCCGCTGCCtctggatgaggatgctcCCACGGGAGCGCTTGCTTGGTATGTATTTCCCTCGAATCCCTTCAGAACTTACCTTAACAGAGTAACTAACTTTCAACAAGGTTCCCATACGGCCGTCAGGATCTTCCAGGTTGGCGCTTCGAcgtcatcaccctcctcgccatcatcggcgAGTCCAGCGTCGCTGAACACGCCCAAACCCTCACAGCATCCCGtctctgcctcctcccacgTATCATTCCCGCCCCTCAAGCCCTCCTCAAACCAGTCCGGCCTCAACGACTTCCAGAAGCCAACGCCAAAATGACAGGCGTACACAGCGGGGTGGTACTCGACACGGTAGGTTTCTTCGCAAACATCCTACAACCCCTCGACGAGATGAAGCCCTTCTCCTTTAAAGTCCTCGAGATCAAGCACACGAAGGAAGCTTTGGAAGCCATCAAAGCGGACAAAACaagagaggaaaaggggagacTTACCACCTCCGCCAAGGGCAGCAACTGGTGGAGAAGAGGCTGGAGAGGGCAGCAaaaaccaacagcaccgcATATCAAGCCTACCGTTGATACCACCACagtcctcaccctctcccgaCCAAGCTTCTTCGGCCCAGCCAACGCCAACCCAACCGAAAAACCACCCACCCGTAAACCCACTGTTCGGTTCGCCACAGCAGCGGCAGACGACGACCTCGAACGAGGcggctcctccagcaccacgcTCACAACCTCTGATAAtaaccacccccaccacctcccccatcaccgaaCATCAACCATCAGACCCTCCGTCCCGGCAACGTTATGCTCCCCCGTGCACCTACTTTCGATTTTTTCATTTGCCCTCACACTGGcaatcatcatcctctccgccctctggGAAGACGGCACGGCCATTCTGGCCATAGTATTGATGTCGCTGGCCTCGTCGGTGGTTTGCTACGCCTCGCTGTGGAAGCCCGTTCTCATGAACAGGACCACTTCGGGCAAGGTGCCCGAGGGGGATGTCGTGATCAGGACAAGGGAGGGGGCGTTTCTGCTGATCAAATGCACCGAGGAGGTGGCGCGGGAGCTGTATTCCGGGACGGAGGAGTGCAAGTACGTGGTGGAGAGCGATCTGTACAGGCTGTacatggggttggggatggtgctgctgatggtgagcgtggtgttgctggggaACTGCGGGTGGAACAGTCAGGTGCTGATTGGGGGGGGTTATATCTGTTTGAACGGGCTGTattggatgatggggttggtggaggagaagaggtttTGGGATGTGGATAGGAGGTATACCGTTCGGGATGTGACCAAGGAGGATTCAAAGGGGGCGCATGCTTTTCCGGAGGGGAAGGATAAGTGGGAGAAGGATcggttggaggatgatgagattcCTAGTTTTACGAGGACGATGTGGTATGCGATCAGGGAGACGAAGGGGCAGGTGGCGTGGGTGAAGAGGAGCGGGGCGATGCCGAAGACGAAGCagtggaagaggtggttggaggaggcgcagaagatggctgagaagggggagagagggtggaaggcggtgaggaggaagggggagattatgagggaggagggggccgaAGATGATGCGGAACAGATGGCGCCTGCGCAGGAGGtgcagaggagggggactgtgaggggggagtgagggaagttgtgtggtgggtgttgggttGTATGAATATCATGATGCCTTGGGCGTAGCATTGGTTTGGATCTAGGATAGTGACCATCATCATAGAAAAAGGTTGGGTAGGGTCAAAATACTAGGACTCTCATGAGATGTCGTCAAACGTGGATCGCGAACACGAGCACTAGCCTTCAAAAAACGTGAAACAATCTTTCGTCGACGCTGGAGTTAACGTTTGGTTCCATCCGAACCCCATAGCACAGCCCGGGCCTGGCCCTTTGAATCCCGAGAGCTTGGGACCCCGCGACAAGCTTTCTATAAATTGGCTCGAGCTTTCATGAACCTCATCTACTTCAAAGACTGACTAGGCTCCCGTTTCTTCACATGGCAGATGTACCTACTAGCCTGCAAGAGCACATTTCTTCCCCTGAATCTCCCCGGCATTGTCTCGTCACCATTTACAAAGTAGCCCAGCCTCGGAATACAAAGGAAGCAGAAAACGTGCCGCGGCATGCCGTGCCGTACCCCCAAAAACCGGAGACATCGGAGGTAGGACCGGATCTCGGCCGGGTCTCGGCCGGCTAAGAACCTCATCTTCACTTCGGCGCTGGCCAAGAAACTCCGCAGGTTTCCCTTGGGATTTTCCAGCTGTTAGGGAACATGCCTGGAAACCCAGAAGCGTCATTTTTTTCACTGCAAGGTTCCATGTTGTCGATCACtttttgatgatggctgaTAAGTGCTGACGTGCAGTTTTGAATCCATCCATTCCATCCCACATCCGCTTGTTGCGGTTAGAGAAACCGGATATTTCCCCAAaggaggttttttttttttttttttttttttcccttcctgTGGCCTCCTCAATGCCACCGGGATTTATGGAGTATTCCACTCAAATCACAGTCCCATCCTCCACAATTGAGGATATCACAGTGGGATCTCTGCAAAGTTTCTCAAGTTTCAGCCGATGGCGCCATCGTCCCGCATCTCCATTTTTCTGGATCTGGATTCTGAACAAAAAAGTTTTGAagatggggttggttgatggaggtgggTAAGGTGGATTTTGAATACGAAACCCTGCAAGGGCAGGGCTAGGTGGAATTAGCCGAAGCGAGTGACTCACCAAAACTTAATTGCTGTTCAACACAACGGTTGCAAGTGGTCAGCAAAGCAATTGGGGGTTTTGATTCGACGGcacaaaaagaagaggtGAGCTTGTTGTAAGAGAAAGGGAACTGCAGAGGTCTTGTGTATGCTATCGTCAATATATCCAGATGTGGGTGGGCTTTGAGGCGGAGTCGTGTCTTGTGCCTCGAATGTGGTGTAGGGCTGCTGTTTTTCCATCCTCGATGCTGTGCGACCGACCGTCTCGCTGTTGTTGCCCAATCTTCACAGCCCTCGAGGACATCTGTCTGGAAAcgtttccttttcttcttcagccgGGAGAAAGGACCGCAAGTCGATAGGACTACCACCGTAGCTGCGCGGTCCTAGCGGCTCTTCAACAATTGGACGATGTTACACATGCAAGCACTTCGCAAGGCGTTGCGCGTCCGGGCAGTCGGTCCCTTGACGGTTACGCAGCCCTGCCTTGTGCGCCCCCATGGAAATTACCCACATGTCCACATGGACGATTTGCAATAATTCATTGCAGTTCCATGCGGCTCTTTTCTCACAGCTCATATGTGTCTAGTTGTCGGTGTGCTCTACGAATTTTCTTGTTGCTTTCGGGTTCCATGTCAACTTTTTGACATGTCAAGCCTACCGCGCCCTTGGGAGGCCTGGCAGACACCCTGAACCGTGCCGCCGGCGTAAGCCCGTCCGAGCGTCGCTCTTTTGCTGCAGTTCAACCGGAAAGGCAGAGTGGGCCCAAATCTCACTGGCCCCGTGTTATTGGATGGGAGCCTTGTGATGAGATCCACGGTGGGGCAGTGCTACACCAGAGTGTACCACGGTACAGAATATTCAAATGGACCATCTTGGGGCTTGATTGGAGTCTATGTGTtgggagaagctgaagaaggtgCGAAGAAGACTGGCTCTTATGAAATTTGTGTCAGCTAACGAATCCGACACAAACCCAATGGGAGATCAGCTTTCGCGAATGTGTTGAAGCCAAAGCAGGGCTTCAAAACTAGCAGCGACGCTACGCGGTTTGGAACCCCGCAGTCTGCAACGTTGTCAAGGCTGCGGTTTTTTTTGGAGCCGGTCGGTCCTCAAGTTTGTGACTCACACTTGCCCTTTTCGGCTGACTGTCGGCACAGCCAATCAGATGGCAGATCCCACGGCGCTGCCGCCTTGGAAGCCTCTGCGGCCTGGGGCAGGCGTCGGGGTGGGGCATCCGCTCTGCTTGCCCAGGCAGTTCGCTGCCTGATTAAAACGTCCTCTGCGCCCACTTTTCCGTCCtgctttctctttctctcacCAAACCACTCACAACAACCAATTTTCAGAACAACCCAAGGCATCTACCAAGATGCGTTaaatcaccccctcccctcgtcGGAACTGCTCTTTGAGCCTCGTCAACATTTCTTCTTTTAAGAATTTTAACAATCtcccctctcaaccccccccttcaGCTCTACCTTCACAGGTTGAACTGAACTACAGCACCCAGCTTTCCAGCTCGCGCTCCGGTTcacatcccaccaccgccattcCCGGCCCAGACTTTTCAGTCTTCACCACGGATTCACATCAGTCATCATGGACTCCCTCCAGTACCTCGAGCCTGCCGGCACATTCCGCGCATCAACAGCCCCCACAGAATCTCAGCTTGCCCCAACAGGACTTCGTCTTGTTCGATTCGCCGATCAATCATCGTCCACATAGTAGCCGTACTACATCGCAACCTTCCGCCCACGGAGGTGTAAATCAACCACAGCAATATCGTAATCAGCCGCTCTTCCCGCAGCAGatcccatcgccatcactgCAGAATCAGCGAGTTGCGAACATCATCCAGGCAACCGGCCACTCCACGACTTCATCGGCATTCACCAATCGGTTTACTACACAGAACTTGCGCCCATCGCCGCAACAGTTCTACGCCTCGTCCGCTCCATCTTCGTCTGTTGCTCTTAACATTCCCAAGCAACGCCAGCACCGCCCACCCGTTCCCCTGTTTCCACAAGGTCCCGGCGGCGTGCCACCAGGCAAGATGAACATTCAAGGTAATTTCACTCCGCAACACCACCTTGCTCGCCACAGAGGCTCACACATGAGATCAGACCTGGATTTGGACGACTTCACCGCCTTTGAGGGCGGTGCGTCTACCACGTACTCGTCGCCAGCTCTCCCGACTGTCTTCGATCTGAGCTCCAGCGTCTCGAGCACGGGGCAAAACCTGGCCACCGTCTCTCCTCAAGAGCTCATGATGAACGAGCCCTTCATGTCAGCACCCAACTCCACTGCTTTCACCGCTTTGACTTCGCCATCGCTGTATAACGGTTCCCCCGATTTCTGCGACAGCTATGAGACCTCTCCTCactttggaggaggaggtgattttgACTCCAACCCGGACAACTggttcccccttttcccaacaaccaacacgGAACCAGAAGCCCCCAAGGAGGCGCTTGTTGGGCCTAAGCCTGAACAGTCCCCAGTAATTACCGCCGAGGAGCTCGAAGTCAAGTCGCCGGCATCGGGACATCGTCGCAAGTCAAGCacttctccaccaacccgCCACTCGTCCATCGCCGGTGTCAACTCTCGCCGCCGCGACAagccccttcctcccatcatTGTCGACGATCCCACGGATACTGTCGCGATGAAGCGTGCTCGCAACACCCTTGCGGCTCGCAAGTCTCGGGAGCGCAAGGCGGCTCGCTTGGATGAGCTTGAGGAGAAGATTGAGAAGCTCTCTGCTGAGCGTGATCATTGGAAGCAATTGGCTTTGCAACTAGGTGCAAAGGAGTAAATTGGTGCTCAGGAGTAaaccaaccaaaaaaaataataGGCAATCGGCTTCGTCGTACGGCACATTATCCCCCATTGTAATGGAcattggggaggggatttCATGGGATTctcatttttctttttctgtcttttCTACGGTATTTTACTTGGAAGCCGGTCGTCAGCTTTGTCAGCGGACCAGGCAATGTTATTTGTCGTTCAGTATCTGGTCTCCTTGGAAGGAAATAACTAGTTGTTTTTTGACCATTCCCCTTGACCTTTCCGGTTCATTGTGTTGTAGACTCAATTAAACCCTATGAACTTGTGCTCCTGATTTCTCTGGCGTGACTATTTTTGACAGAAGTTTTTGTGACTGAGGTGGTATGTGGTACTGTGGTGACTGCTCTCGTAAGTGATACTCACACCTTTTGTCTCCTGACTGCTCCGTGACACGGGACCAGCTTTCCAGAATATGTTGCTGATGCATTTGCTTCCAACTATTTCCACTGTAAAGCAGATGTCTGATGAGCCTCATTCTTCCACCAGTCCAGGTAGCTTCTCCGATGGATTTTGCGCAAGGCAactgtggtgtggtgtgatgTCTCCGATTTGGAAACAGATGGTTGCCTAGGCTATCTCGTTTGTTCAGAAAATGACCCAGGTTGGTAAGCTCCATGTGGACTGGTTCGGTGAGTTGAAATAGCTCATAGCAGAAGGACCATGAACAAAATTGAGGAGTAGACTTTGTGTGTTTATTGAGATGTTGGTAGCGTAGAAGGTATGAGGAAATTCTAGACGGTTGGGGAAGGTTAGTCTCACAAGTAGTTAAAGTAAACAAAGATGATACGATAAAAGTAGGCTTCATGGCAGGTAGATTGCTTTGATGTATGCTGAGTTGCTCCGAAATGCAATGGTGGGTTGAGTGAGCATTatgagaggtggtggtaagGCAATGTGTATGTTGCCTACTTATGTATACCTTGCTCTGATCTGCTACACTCTGGTTGCTTCTGTGGCTGTTCTTTCCTACATGGTCATCTTCCGAGTGCACTCTTCTCAAACAGCCCCCTTATTCGCTACCTGCTCCAACCGCCTCCCCATTCGCGATTTCTGGCTATTCCATCtccatttccccctcccaaggTGCTGTTTGTTACCTGGCACCCTCCCCACGAAATGATTAGCACAGCAAGTAAGCTAATCCCTTATTATACTGTAAACCATACCTAAAGTAAtaggttttcttttttttactatctttaaaggcttGTTAACTGTGAAGactattaactatctttcaCAGCgtattaactatctttaaaggaCTAACGCCTATCTTTCGAGGTATGGTTTATAGTATAATATAGATTTAACCTACTTTTGAGTGCtaattattttgtggtgagggtgcctGGTCGTCCATCTTCCAGTTGCCGCTGTTCACTTGTTTTGTCCAAGCCGTCTCCTTCAAGTTGACTCGATTCGACTTACTACTCGCCCACAATCATCATAGTTTTTCAAAAGACATAGCCGGCCAGCATCCATGCGGCAGACTCACAACTGAGTCATCAACATCCAGTCAGCCAACGTCAACATATCAACAGCAACGAGCAACAAACCATACCCAGCCAGTAGTTGCCAGTCCATCCGTCAGTTCCTGTATGTATATCACCAGTCACATTGAAAAGTCACGTATATCATCAGTCCCCAAAAGTAGCGCATAGCCTCATGTCATTTTGTATTCTCCAACTGGCCCCCCTTTCCTATCTTAACCCCCTATTTTCAAACTACCatacaaccccttccccttctctcctcccccctcccatccccatcatcaaccgcccAGCATTAATCACAAATAGTTTTTATCAGTATCGTATCCCAGTTCAAGAAAAAAGTAATAAtatcacccccctcttcccccttcttcaccaccccatccatcccctcatcatcttttCTTTACTTTTCTCATTCCATCCAACCAGCACACCAATCATAACCCATCATCCCCGTGCACCATCACTCATACACAAAAAGcacaacaaaccaacaaccacgcataagaaaaaaaaaaaccaacacAAGAAAAGGACATAGCCACATAACAATAAAGCTCCCGATTCACAGTATGCTCTACTACATGAAACtactttctttctttccttcccctctaCCACGAAAACGTAAAACCCCCCCTTTTGTATACCTCCCCTCCTACACACCCAATCATTGCTCTGTCTTGAATGCCCAAAAAAATGGGCAGAATCAAATGCCCCCGAAGACCAAAAGCCACCGAACCACAACGAGAGAGaaacacccaacccccagaAAGAAGAACCCCCTTTAACGAAGAGAATGgtagaagaaaaaaaacttaGTAGTAAAATagtaaaataaaataaaaccGTTTTGTATAAtagaagaaaaaaataaagGGAAGCCACTCGCTCTCTCTTGtgctcttctttctcttcttgttgcaCCCCCCCCTAATGTGCCTACCCCTTCTCTCtgttcccccctcttcccccaacTCAATATGTaaaccatctccatcatctccccttAAGCAACCAAGACGGATGGATCGACGGATGAATGGATGGCGTCTCCAATAATACTCGTACATATACACAAAAGGTTCGTGGgtatgttgatgttgatggggatgaaAAAAGAGTTCCGCGGGTTTAGAATTGTGGTATCGTGTTTTGGTATCGTAGTGAACaatgttgtgtgtgtgtgtgtttgtgtgtgtgtgtgtgtgtgtgtgtgggtgagtgagtgggtgggtgtttgtGTTTGCGGGTCCCGACCATGCTAAACTTCCCATGCATCTAGCTTACGATCATCATCTGCATCCGAGGCGAGTCAGCAGACCCCCTGCCCAAGATAgagttgctgctgtggctcTTTGGAAGCCTCCTGGGTGGACTAGACGCAGCAGGATCCGAAAACACTCGCGTAAAGGCTGGGCTGCCATCCAGATTGAGATGCGAAAGTCGCTCACGACGAGGAGTGGCGGCCGGGCTTTGGGTAAGCAGTTCAGCTTTGCGTACTGCA encodes the following:
- a CDS encoding hypothetical protein (EggNog:ENOG503P0QF), encoding MSSLPLPLDEDAPTGALAWFPYGRQDLPGWRFDVITLLAIIGESSVAEHAQTLTASRLCLLPRIIPAPQALLKPVRPQRLPEANAKMTGVHSGVVLDTVGFFANILQPLDEMKPFSFKVLEIKHTKEALEAIKADKTREEKGRLTTSAKGSNWWRRGWRGQQKPTAPHIKPTVDTTTVLTLSRPSFFGPANANPTEKPPTRKPTVRFATAAADDDLERGGSSSTTLTTSDNNHPHHLPHHRTSTIRPSVPATLCSPVHLLSIFSFALTLAIIILSALWEDGTAILAIVLMSLASSVVCYASLWKPVLMNRTTSGKVPEGDVVIRTREGAFLLIKCTEEVARELYSGTEECKYVVESDLYRLYMGLGMVLLMVSVVLLGNCGWNSQVLIGGGYICLNGLYWMMGLVEEKRFWDVDRRYTVRDVTKEDSKGAHAFPEGKDKWEKDRLEDDEIPSFTRTMWYAIRETKGQVAWVKRSGAMPKTKQWKRWLEEAQKMAEKGERGWKAVRRKGEIMREEGAEDDAEQMAPAQEVQRRGTVRGE
- the GCN4 gene encoding General control protein (COG:K; EggNog:ENOG503P3HM) is translated as MNIQDLDLDDFTAFEGGASTTYSSPALPTVFDLSSSVSSTGQNLATVSPQELMMNEPFMSAPNSTAFTALTSPSLYNGSPDFCDSYETSPHFGGGGDFDSNPDNWFPLFPTTNTEPEAPKEALVGPKPEQSPVITAEELEVKSPASGHRRKSSTSPPTRHSSIAGVNSRRRDKPLPPIIVDDPTDTVAMKRARNTLAARKSRERKAARLDELEEKIEKLSAERDHWKQLALQLGAKE